The region TGATACAGCGCCGCAATCGCTGCCATTGCTGATATTATAGGCTTTCCGCTTGCGAAAAATATCATTGAAGCTCCAAGACCGATAAGGATGATCCCGATATTTTCAATACTGCTAAATGCCAGCATCCTTTTCATATCCGGTTCCACAACTGCATACAATATGCCAAGTATTGCAGATATTGTGCCTGCTGCCAGTACAACGTATCCCCACCAGGGTCCGCTTGCTCCGAGAAAATCAAAAAATATTCGTATCATCATGAAAATGGCGGTTTTTATCATTACACCTGACATGAGTGCCGAGACGTTACCTGGCGCGGCAGGATGGGCATAGGGAAGCCATATATGAAGGGGAACGATGCCTGCTTTTGCTCCAAAACCGATAAAAGCAAACACGAATGCAAGGTCTTTAAAAAGCGGCGTCATTGTCGAGCCCGCGGAGTTGAATGTCTCAAAACTGAAACTGCCTGATGCTCCTGCAAAGATCATGAATGACAGGAGAATGAAACCGGTTCCGATATGGGTCATTACGATATAGGTGAAACCTGCTTTTCTTGTTTCCGGCTTTTCATGTTCATAAACTACAAGGAAAAAAGATATTACAGACATTAATTCCCACACAATCAGGAACATGATTGCATTATTTGCAGAAACTACAAATATCATTGAAAGAATAAAAATGTTATACAGGAAACCAAGATGGCCGATGTTCTTCTTTCCAGAATATTCTTTAACATATCCTGTTGAAAATATCGATACTGCAAATACTGATATCGATATTACCAGAATAAAAAAGGCTGAGAGTTTGTCTACAAAAAATGCGAATTTGAGGTATGAATCCTGCGAAAGTGCCAGGTAAAACGTTTCGCCAAAAATTACGGATATGGAAAAAATTACCCCTAAAAGCGCTCCTGCAACCGCGCTGTAAAATGAAAAATACGAACAAATGCGGTCCTTTTTATTCAATATAACTGATGAAACGGCCCCAATCAAATAAAAAGCAACCAATCCAAGAAATAGATAATCATATATTTTTAAAATATTATATCCCAGCTTTTTTTCATTAATTTATATTTCAACAGAACCCCTTATCACCTTCGTTTTCGTATATAACATTTTCTGGTAATGACATGCAAATTGAATAATGTATATCGATTATTAATGTTAAATCAATGGCTATTAACATGATCAAAGAAAAATCAGGAAGAATGATATTGTCGAAAAAGCTATATGCAGGCCATGCAAATAACGGTATATTTTAAGAGGTCATCCATTTGAACCTGAAGATCGAACCAATTGGTATTATCAAGAACACCGGACCCGGATTATCAGATATATTAATATATTCTGATTATGAACATGTTCTTGGGAATTTCCTGGAACGATTCGAAAAAGGAACAAAAGTGCTTATTATCCATAAAAATACGGAATCCCGGGATGAACATCAG is a window of Candidatus Methanoperedens sp. DNA encoding:
- the hyfB gene encoding hydrogenase 4 subunit B, whose amino-acid sequence is MNEKKLGYNILKIYDYLFLGLVAFYLIGAVSSVILNKKDRICSYFSFYSAVAGALLGVIFSISVIFGETFYLALSQDSYLKFAFFVDKLSAFFILVISISVFAVSIFSTGYVKEYSGKKNIGHLGFLYNIFILSMIFVVSANNAIMFLIVWELMSVISFFLVVYEHEKPETRKAGFTYIVMTHIGTGFILLSFMIFAGASGSFSFETFNSAGSTMTPLFKDLAFVFAFIGFGAKAGIVPLHIWLPYAHPAAPGNVSALMSGVMIKTAIFMMIRIFFDFLGASGPWWGYVVLAAGTISAILGILYAVVEPDMKRMLAFSSIENIGIILIGLGASMIFFASGKPIISAMAAIAALYHLLNHSVFKGLLFMGAGSILYSTHTKNIEELGGIIKKMPLSAILTLIGVLSISAMPPFSGFVSEWLTFQSLLLSFNLNNNFAIIMLSISAAFLALTGALAAYCFLKFFGMVFLALPRSEHARHAKEVNIPMLVGMGLFALLSILLGILPVYVIPVLDRIAASFIGTGAFGQSISVDTFWIISIPSSQGISVSTPALLAMLLVLMLIPAIILLINRKARPIYETWGCGQPVSTARNEYSANAFSKPVQMWFKSLYRPAIETEATYSSPYLKESFRFESRIEQVFEQYLYNPVVDFVMVRSRKAKLIQTGSIHAYLGYIFGILIILFMFVIMGGS